Proteins from a single region of Halorubrum sp. 2020YC2:
- the aglJ gene encoding S-layer glycoprotein N-glycosyltransferase AglJ, which translates to MSEYDDVCVLLPTMNEAETVARVVTDFRDAGFEEVLVIDGGSTDETRSIAREAGARVVEQSGRGKGQAVREAVRDHVAASYVLMADADATYDAADADAMLEPLLAGDADHVIGNRFADMRPGAMTRLNQIGNRLINVAFRAIHREGYRDILSGYRAFTRESFLRLHLTADGFGIETEMAVECVKNRVSVAVVPITYRERPGGSATNLHPIRDGGVIFLELYRKAKTNNPLFYFGSAGVASTAAGAAMGAFVLYRYLAFGISHEVIAVGAVGAVILGIQLLVFGVLADMIHSLHREQIERYERAVDAATPGHPSETGRRDAVDDRGPEGRDRDSTPREETREADD; encoded by the coding sequence ATGAGCGAGTACGACGACGTCTGCGTCCTGTTGCCGACGATGAACGAGGCCGAGACGGTCGCACGCGTCGTCACGGACTTCCGCGACGCCGGGTTCGAAGAGGTGCTGGTGATCGACGGCGGCTCGACGGACGAGACGCGGTCGATCGCCCGCGAGGCCGGCGCGCGCGTCGTCGAGCAGTCGGGTCGCGGGAAGGGACAGGCGGTCCGGGAGGCGGTCCGCGACCACGTGGCCGCGTCGTACGTCCTGATGGCGGACGCCGACGCCACCTACGACGCGGCGGACGCGGACGCAATGCTCGAACCCCTCCTCGCCGGCGACGCCGACCACGTGATCGGGAACCGCTTCGCGGACATGCGACCGGGCGCGATGACTCGGCTCAACCAGATCGGGAACCGCCTGATCAACGTCGCGTTCCGGGCGATCCACCGCGAGGGCTACCGCGACATCCTCTCGGGGTACCGCGCGTTCACCCGCGAGTCGTTCCTTCGGCTCCACCTCACCGCGGACGGGTTCGGCATCGAGACTGAGATGGCCGTCGAGTGCGTGAAGAACCGCGTCTCGGTCGCCGTGGTGCCGATCACCTACCGGGAGCGACCCGGCGGCTCCGCGACGAACCTCCACCCGATCCGGGACGGCGGGGTGATCTTCTTGGAGCTGTACCGCAAGGCGAAGACGAACAACCCGCTGTTCTACTTCGGCAGCGCCGGCGTGGCGTCGACGGCGGCGGGAGCCGCGATGGGAGCGTTCGTGCTGTACCGGTACCTCGCGTTCGGGATCAGCCACGAAGTGATCGCCGTCGGTGCGGTCGGCGCGGTCATCCTCGGGATCCAACTGCTCGTGTTCGGCGTCCTCGCGGACATGATCCACTCGCTCCACCGCGAACAGATCGAGCGGTACGAGCGAGCGGTCGACGCCGCGACGCCCGGACATCCCTCCGAGACCGGGAGACGCGACGCCGTCGATGACCGCGGCCCCGAGGGCCGCGACCGCGACTCGACGCCGCGCGAGGAGACCCGAGAGGCCGACGACTGA
- a CDS encoding response regulator, whose amino-acid sequence MTERVLVVDDSSFQRTVVRDALEERFEVVDEAENGAEAVELFEAYEPDAVSMDVVMPEMTGIEATAAIKDRWPDAVIVMCTSVDQQEKMMEAVKAGADGYVTKPVDAEELVGEFESHLG is encoded by the coding sequence ATGACCGAGCGGGTACTCGTCGTCGACGACTCCTCGTTCCAGCGGACCGTCGTCCGCGACGCGTTAGAAGAGCGGTTCGAGGTCGTCGACGAGGCGGAAAACGGCGCGGAGGCGGTCGAGCTCTTCGAGGCGTACGAGCCGGACGCGGTGTCGATGGACGTCGTGATGCCGGAGATGACCGGGATCGAGGCGACCGCCGCGATCAAGGACCGCTGGCCCGACGCGGTGATCGTGATGTGCACGAGCGTCGACCAGCAGGAGAAGATGATGGAGGCGGTGAAGGCGGGCGCCGACGGCTACGTGACGAAGCCCGTCGACGCCGAGGAGCTGGTCGGGGAGTTCGAGAGCCACCTCGGGTGA
- a CDS encoding phosphate uptake regulator PhoU encodes METRKVQRLGPSTLAMTLPAEWAQEHGVNKGDEVSLRMGGKGTLTVLPESVSSEESEAVINADALDARSLERAIVAQYVLGRRVIHVRSEGALDSEHINAVYKAETQLMGLGVIEETPEDISIRCSVDPEDFTLDNLLERLENTGSTMRGEGVKALAHGNPDLAQRALNRERQANKIFVLLLRLIFTAYQNPNLARAVGLEEGFPLIGYRSVAKNLELTADNAEDIAEIVMEADGHTLDVDSATMRQIREFTDQVDDLTALAVRAVVERDYDLTVECRDLFSRLEDREQEILSELPDDLDNETLLMTREVLVSLQHTAEYAMRNAEIAANLALNEASEHVEIL; translated from the coding sequence ATGGAAACGCGGAAGGTCCAACGGTTGGGGCCGTCGACGCTGGCGATGACGCTCCCGGCCGAGTGGGCGCAGGAACACGGCGTGAACAAAGGCGACGAGGTGTCGCTCCGCATGGGCGGCAAGGGAACGCTCACGGTGCTCCCCGAGTCGGTGAGCAGCGAGGAGTCGGAGGCGGTGATCAACGCCGACGCGCTCGACGCGCGCTCGCTCGAACGGGCGATCGTCGCGCAGTACGTGTTGGGACGGCGCGTGATCCACGTCCGCAGCGAGGGCGCGCTCGACAGCGAACACATCAACGCGGTGTACAAGGCCGAGACCCAGCTGATGGGGCTCGGCGTCATCGAGGAGACGCCGGAGGACATCTCGATCCGCTGTTCGGTCGACCCGGAGGATTTCACCCTCGACAACCTGCTCGAACGGCTGGAGAACACCGGCTCGACGATGCGGGGCGAGGGCGTGAAGGCGCTCGCGCACGGCAACCCCGACCTCGCGCAGCGCGCGCTCAACCGCGAGCGGCAGGCGAACAAGATCTTCGTCCTCCTGCTCCGGCTCATCTTCACCGCCTACCAGAACCCGAACCTCGCCCGCGCGGTCGGTCTCGAAGAGGGCTTCCCGCTGATCGGCTACCGCTCCGTCGCGAAGAACCTCGAACTCACCGCCGACAACGCGGAAGACATCGCGGAGATCGTGATGGAGGCCGACGGCCACACTCTCGACGTCGACAGCGCGACGATGCGGCAGATCCGCGAGTTCACCGACCAGGTGGACGACCTGACCGCGCTCGCGGTCCGGGCCGTCGTCGAGCGCGACTACGACCTCACCGTCGAGTGTCGCGACCTGTTCTCGCGGCTGGAGGACCGCGAGCAGGAGATCCTCTCCGAGCTGCCGGACGACCTCGACAACGAGACGCTGCTCATGACTCGCGAAGTGCTCGTCAGCCTCCAGCACACCGCGGAGTACGCCATGCGGAACGCCGAGATCGCGGCGAACCTCGCGCTCAACGAGGCGTCCGAGCACGTCGAGATCCTCTGA
- a CDS encoding nitrilase-related carbon-nitrogen hydrolase, with amino-acid sequence MRLAGVQLAVEGGAVDANVERALDRVRAAAEEGADLVVLPELFDVGYFAFDSYGRAAESLAGDRLARFAAAADDHDVAVLAGTVVEDLAASAADGLDVPAESGLANAAVLFDADGERRLVYRKRHLFGYGSEETDRMVPGERTPVVELGGVAVGVTTCYDLRFPEQFRAMVDAGVECVLVPSAWPYPRIEHWRTLGRARAIENLAYVAAVNGSGRFGDDALCGRSAVYDPWGTTLASLGDDAGVVAATVDPERVAAVREKFPALRDRR; translated from the coding sequence ATGAGGCTCGCCGGCGTCCAACTGGCGGTCGAGGGCGGCGCCGTCGACGCGAACGTCGAGCGCGCGCTCGACCGCGTCCGGGCGGCCGCCGAGGAGGGCGCCGACCTCGTCGTCCTCCCCGAACTGTTCGACGTGGGCTACTTCGCGTTCGACTCGTACGGCCGCGCCGCCGAGAGCCTCGCCGGCGACCGCCTCGCCCGGTTCGCGGCCGCGGCCGACGACCACGACGTGGCGGTGCTGGCCGGGACGGTCGTCGAGGACCTGGCGGCGTCGGCCGCGGACGGCCTCGACGTGCCCGCCGAGTCCGGCTTGGCGAACGCCGCGGTGCTGTTCGACGCCGACGGCGAGCGGCGCCTCGTCTACCGGAAGCGGCACCTGTTCGGGTACGGCTCCGAGGAGACCGATCGGATGGTGCCCGGCGAGCGCACGCCCGTGGTCGAACTTGGCGGCGTCGCGGTCGGCGTGACGACCTGCTACGACCTCCGGTTTCCGGAGCAGTTCCGCGCGATGGTCGACGCGGGCGTCGAGTGCGTGCTGGTGCCGAGCGCGTGGCCGTACCCCCGGATCGAACACTGGCGGACGCTGGGCCGCGCGCGGGCGATCGAGAACCTCGCGTACGTCGCCGCCGTCAACGGGAGCGGCCGGTTCGGAGACGACGCGCTCTGCGGACGGAGCGCGGTGTACGACCCCTGGGGAACCACGCTCGCGTCGCTCGGTGACGACGCCGGCGTCGTCGCCGCGACGGTCGACCCCGAGCGGGTCGCCGCGGTCCGGGAGAAGTTCCCCGCGCTCCGCGACCGCCGGTGA
- a CDS encoding presenilin family intramembrane aspartyl protease PSH, producing the protein MFPREYRGVAFVVGLFVIVQVGALALVPEFSESGYQAVENPENPTNSVLYVVAILAMTGLMLAAFRYDLDGAIRLLIIGVSAWLSWYVFSALVSPLAAAVPALTVAAGLLIHPEWYVIDTAGVLMGAGAAGLFGISFGLLPALILLAALAVYDAISVYGTEHMLSLAEGIMDLNIPVVLVIPLSLSYSLLDAQAASEEAAGVGSEVESGAQEAGSDAETDPASAAGDGGDRDAGPAEAGDRDAFFIGLGDAVIPTVLIASAATFSPAADLAVPLVGVNLPALLAMVGTLAGLVVLMRWVIRGRPHAGLPLLNGGAIGGYLIGSVIAGVPLIEALGLAGVL; encoded by the coding sequence ATGTTCCCCCGCGAGTACCGCGGCGTCGCCTTCGTCGTCGGGCTGTTCGTGATCGTTCAGGTCGGCGCCTTAGCGCTGGTCCCCGAGTTCTCCGAGAGCGGATATCAGGCGGTCGAGAACCCCGAGAACCCCACGAACAGCGTGTTGTACGTCGTCGCCATCCTCGCGATGACCGGGCTGATGCTCGCGGCGTTCCGGTACGACCTCGACGGGGCGATCCGGCTTCTGATCATCGGCGTCTCGGCGTGGCTCTCGTGGTACGTCTTCTCGGCGCTCGTGTCGCCGCTCGCGGCGGCGGTCCCGGCGCTCACCGTCGCGGCCGGCCTGCTCATCCACCCCGAGTGGTACGTGATCGACACCGCCGGGGTGTTGATGGGCGCGGGCGCGGCGGGGCTGTTCGGCATCTCCTTCGGGCTGTTGCCCGCGCTGATACTGCTCGCCGCGCTCGCCGTCTACGACGCGATATCGGTGTACGGCACCGAGCACATGCTGTCGCTCGCGGAGGGGATCATGGACCTGAACATCCCGGTGGTGCTGGTGATCCCGCTGTCGCTGTCGTACTCGCTGCTCGACGCGCAGGCCGCAAGCGAGGAGGCCGCGGGGGTCGGATCGGAGGTCGAATCGGGCGCTCAGGAGGCTGGCTCGGACGCGGAGACCGACCCCGCGTCCGCCGCCGGCGACGGCGGCGACCGCGACGCCGGACCCGCCGAGGCCGGCGACCGCGACGCCTTCTTCATCGGTCTCGGAGACGCCGTCATTCCGACGGTGTTGATCGCGAGCGCGGCGACGTTCTCGCCGGCGGCGGACCTCGCGGTCCCCCTCGTCGGCGTCAACCTCCCCGCGCTGCTGGCGATGGTCGGGACCCTCGCGGGGCTGGTGGTGCTCATGCGGTGGGTGATACGGGGGCGGCCGCACGCGGGGCTTCCCCTCCTGAACGGCGGCGCGATCGGCGGCTACCTGATCGGCTCGGTGATCGCCGGGGTCCCGCTGATCGAGGCGCTGGGACTCGCCGGGGTCCTGTAG
- a CDS encoding 5-(carboxyamino)imidazole ribonucleotide synthase: MSITLPGPTLGVVGGGQLGRMLAEAAAPLGVDLVVLDPTPDCPAAPVAADQVVGEFDDADAIDELAARVDALTFEIELADPETLAAASEEHGVPVHPDPASLEMIQDKLVQKEALAEAGIPVPEFVAVATAEGLERVVEEFGGVMLKAREGGYDGRGNVPVEAPDEAAAALDAVGGAAMAEEFLDFEREIAVMGLKGADGETRTYPVTETVHREEILRESVSPARADDAIVEEAESVARDVLAALDGRGVYGIELFETREGEVLVNEIAPRPHNSGHWTIEGARTSQFENHVRAVLGWPLGPTDLVAPAVTANVLGNVHESRALVSQPESQRDSGDVDETRPAALRNVETVLDAPDADLHWYGKDDVYPLRKMGHLTVTARDSGAPGDGEVDRGDLLSRARDLRDGLTFRDA, translated from the coding sequence ATGTCTATCACCCTGCCGGGACCGACGCTCGGCGTCGTCGGCGGCGGACAGCTGGGCCGGATGCTGGCCGAGGCCGCCGCACCGCTCGGCGTCGACCTCGTCGTGTTGGACCCGACGCCGGACTGTCCGGCGGCGCCCGTCGCGGCCGACCAGGTCGTGGGCGAGTTCGACGACGCGGACGCGATCGACGAACTGGCCGCCCGCGTCGACGCCCTGACGTTCGAAATCGAGCTCGCGGACCCGGAGACCCTCGCGGCCGCGAGCGAGGAACACGGGGTGCCGGTCCACCCCGATCCGGCCAGCTTAGAGATGATCCAAGACAAACTGGTACAGAAGGAGGCGCTCGCGGAGGCCGGGATCCCCGTCCCCGAGTTCGTCGCGGTCGCGACCGCGGAGGGCCTCGAACGCGTCGTCGAGGAGTTCGGCGGCGTCATGCTGAAGGCCCGCGAGGGCGGCTACGACGGCCGCGGGAACGTCCCCGTCGAGGCGCCCGACGAGGCCGCCGCCGCGCTCGACGCGGTCGGCGGCGCCGCGATGGCCGAGGAGTTCCTCGATTTCGAGCGCGAGATCGCCGTGATGGGGCTGAAGGGCGCCGACGGCGAGACGCGGACCTACCCCGTCACGGAGACGGTCCACCGCGAGGAGATCCTCCGCGAGAGCGTCAGCCCGGCCCGCGCCGACGACGCGATCGTCGAGGAGGCCGAGTCGGTGGCCCGCGACGTGCTGGCGGCCCTCGACGGCCGCGGGGTCTACGGGATCGAGCTGTTCGAGACCCGCGAGGGCGAGGTGCTGGTCAACGAGATCGCGCCGCGCCCGCACAACTCCGGCCACTGGACGATCGAGGGCGCGCGCACCTCGCAGTTCGAGAACCACGTCCGCGCCGTCCTCGGCTGGCCGCTCGGCCCGACCGACCTCGTCGCGCCCGCGGTCACCGCGAACGTCCTCGGCAACGTTCACGAGAGCAGAGCTCTCGTGAGCCAACCGGAATCACAGCGTGATTCCGGTGACGTCGACGAGACCCGACCCGCCGCGCTCCGGAACGTCGAGACGGTCCTCGACGCGCCCGACGCCGACCTCCACTGGTACGGGAAAGACGACGTGTACCCGCTCCGGAAGATGGGGCACCTCACGGTGACGGCCCGAGACTCCGGTGCGCCCGGCGACGGCGAGGTCGACCGCGGGGACCTGCTCTCCCGGGCGCGGGACCTCCGCGACGGACTGACGTTCCGCGACGCGTAG
- a CDS encoding PGF-pre-PGF domain-containing protein, with translation MSRKRSTPITVAIASLLVLSAVAGAPAAVAQDGPPPTPAAYFGDVTIDGEPAPEGVEVTAYVGGEQRGSLTTTQSGAYGGSSAFDQKLVVEGTSDDAGATVEFRVNGEVAGTEETVEWEPGEVRRVDLAVGDGADGGDGSGGGSGGGGSGGSGGDGSGDGGSGGSGGDGSGDGGSGGGASTGGGGGGAVAPPPSGDAVETTTASVEMTNATATLSARSVDAGEVVEAELPAELSASNATLSALTVSPSSDILSFDLDVTPMEPAAIPDDVRDHEDAETVSAFEIASDTFDSGDVDSAEIRFETEMSAFSDAESPEEVALYRYVNNQWRELPTTYEGDGVYVAETPGFSYFAVGGPQSDVTVAEASLDAEEVAPESATEVAVELRNDGGAEGTTNVGLRIDGELVDDRTITVPADATRRVTFTPQFPETGEYEVAVGPTEVGTVSVVESTSSDAGASDGEGTGGTADGATGGPGDDGSPLEGFGVGLTQVVGLVSLLLVVAGGFLLLRRE, from the coding sequence ATGTCACGAAAACGCTCGACACCGATCACGGTCGCTATCGCCTCCCTACTGGTGCTCTCCGCGGTCGCCGGCGCGCCCGCGGCCGTCGCGCAGGACGGGCCGCCGCCGACGCCCGCGGCCTACTTCGGTGACGTCACGATCGACGGGGAGCCGGCGCCGGAGGGCGTGGAGGTCACCGCATACGTCGGCGGCGAACAGCGCGGGAGCCTCACCACCACCCAGTCCGGCGCGTACGGCGGGTCGTCGGCGTTCGACCAGAAGCTCGTCGTCGAGGGGACGAGCGACGACGCGGGGGCGACCGTCGAGTTCCGCGTCAACGGCGAGGTCGCCGGGACCGAGGAGACGGTCGAGTGGGAGCCGGGCGAGGTCCGCCGCGTCGACCTCGCGGTCGGTGACGGAGCCGACGGCGGCGACGGCTCAGGCGGCGGTTCGGGCGGCGGCGGTTCAGGCGGTAGCGGTGGCGACGGGAGCGGCGACGGCGGTTCAGGCGGTAGCGGTGGCGACGGGAGCGGCGACGGCGGGAGCGGCGGCGGCGCAAGCACCGGTGGCGGCGGCGGCGGCGCGGTCGCGCCCCCGCCGAGCGGAGACGCCGTCGAGACGACGACGGCGTCCGTCGAGATGACGAACGCCACCGCGACCCTCTCCGCGAGAAGCGTCGACGCGGGCGAGGTCGTCGAGGCGGAGCTACCGGCGGAGCTGTCGGCGTCGAACGCGACGCTCTCCGCGTTGACCGTCTCCCCCTCGTCCGACATCCTCTCGTTCGACCTCGACGTGACGCCGATGGAACCCGCCGCGATCCCCGACGACGTGCGCGACCACGAGGACGCCGAGACCGTATCGGCGTTCGAGATCGCGTCGGACACGTTCGACTCCGGCGACGTCGACAGCGCTGAGATCCGCTTCGAGACGGAGATGTCGGCGTTCTCCGACGCCGAGTCGCCCGAGGAGGTCGCGCTGTACCGCTACGTCAACAACCAGTGGCGCGAGCTACCGACGACCTACGAGGGCGACGGCGTCTACGTCGCGGAGACGCCCGGCTTCTCCTACTTCGCCGTCGGCGGCCCGCAGTCCGACGTGACGGTCGCGGAGGCGTCGCTCGACGCCGAGGAGGTGGCTCCCGAGAGCGCGACGGAGGTGGCCGTCGAACTGCGGAACGACGGCGGCGCTGAGGGGACGACGAACGTCGGCCTCCGGATAGACGGCGAACTGGTGGACGACCGGACGATAACCGTCCCCGCCGACGCGACGCGGCGCGTCACGTTCACGCCGCAGTTCCCCGAGACCGGCGAGTACGAGGTCGCCGTCGGCCCGACGGAGGTGGGAACCGTCTCGGTCGTCGAGTCGACGTCCTCCGACGCCGGCGCGAGCGACGGCGAGGGCACCGGCGGGACGGCCGACGGCGCGACCGGCGGTCCCGGGGACGACGGCTCGCCGCTCGAAGGGTTCGGCGTCGGTCTCACGCAGGTCGTCGGCCTCGTGAGCCTGCTGCTCGTCGTCGCCGGCGGGTTCCTGCTGCTGCGCCGGGAGTAG
- a CDS encoding cell division protein FtsZ: MRVHVIGLGGAGGRTADRLAAEHGADPFLAGVNAFDTDMDALGALDALGEERRYRFGDAAGGDGLGGDLHAGRRLGDAHAGELGRAMDDQRPSRAEAFLIVVGLGGAAGAGAAPALAEELTRLYDAPVYAFGFLPTPGETEEPDGDGGPSSAASGTAAASGNDPTPTTPHRPLAERNAARTLDALSDRCAAVFPFDNAAWLRPSEALGGGRDRLNGAAAERIGALFGAGETPEGTETPQQVLDASDVARAAGGDGEIAAIGHATQRVESPDEGSRFGLGLFGSSGPAEVDTSEAVSAVETVIRKAARGKNTVEVPEGRADRTLLVVGGPPAWLNREAIADGRRWLAEETGSDAILSGDAPIPDGDAVSAVVVRSGIDEPERIREIRETIA; the protein is encoded by the coding sequence ATGCGAGTACACGTCATCGGTCTCGGCGGGGCCGGGGGGCGGACCGCCGACCGGCTCGCCGCCGAGCACGGCGCCGATCCGTTCCTCGCGGGCGTCAACGCCTTCGACACCGACATGGACGCGCTCGGGGCGCTCGACGCGCTCGGCGAGGAGCGCCGGTACCGGTTCGGAGACGCGGCGGGCGGGGACGGGCTCGGCGGCGACCTCCACGCGGGGCGCCGCCTCGGGGACGCGCACGCGGGCGAACTCGGCAGGGCGATGGACGACCAGCGGCCGTCGCGCGCAGAGGCGTTCCTGATCGTCGTCGGTCTCGGCGGCGCGGCCGGGGCGGGCGCGGCGCCAGCGCTGGCCGAGGAGCTGACTCGGCTCTACGACGCGCCCGTCTACGCGTTCGGGTTCCTTCCGACTCCGGGCGAGACGGAGGAGCCGGACGGGGACGGCGGCCCGTCGAGCGCGGCGTCCGGGACCGCCGCGGCGTCCGGGAACGACCCGACGCCGACGACCCCGCACCGCCCGCTGGCCGAGCGGAACGCGGCGCGGACCCTCGACGCGCTGTCGGACCGCTGCGCGGCGGTCTTCCCGTTCGACAACGCGGCGTGGCTCCGCCCGAGCGAGGCGCTCGGCGGGGGCCGCGACCGGCTCAACGGGGCCGCCGCCGAGCGGATCGGGGCGCTGTTCGGCGCCGGCGAGACGCCCGAGGGGACGGAGACGCCCCAGCAGGTGCTCGACGCGAGCGACGTCGCCCGGGCGGCCGGCGGCGACGGCGAGATCGCGGCGATCGGCCACGCGACCCAGCGGGTGGAGTCGCCCGACGAGGGGTCCCGGTTCGGGCTGGGGCTGTTCGGCTCCTCCGGGCCGGCGGAAGTCGACACGAGCGAGGCGGTGTCGGCCGTCGAGACCGTCATCCGGAAGGCGGCCCGCGGGAAGAACACGGTCGAGGTCCCCGAGGGACGGGCCGACCGGACCCTGCTCGTGGTCGGCGGGCCGCCCGCGTGGCTCAACCGGGAGGCGATAGCCGACGGGCGGCGCTGGCTCGCGGAGGAGACCGGCTCGGACGCCATCCTGAGCGGCGACGCGCCGATTCCGGACGGCGACGCCGTCTCCGCCGTCGTGGTCCGGTCCGGGATCGACGAGCCGGAGCGGATCCGCGAGATCCGCGAGACGATCGCGTGA
- a CDS encoding AI-2E family transporter: MDEKRFVVALFGLAVALVAGYVAYRFVAPLTVAVFLYYSTRRFYHRLERFRLPARVRAVVSLSVIGLPLIGLVSYTLVLLVLEARRFIEQYPVADTIGAENSVIADLAELSNPTMDELLVAYRSGQFDPLIDLVSEQASLLASTLSGLALNLIITVIVTYYLLIDGSRFHDWLLSFDDDAIVREYLETADAELEAVLYGNLLNVIAISIIAVATYLGFNAVASAAVEIPYPTLAGAITGIASLIPVIGMKIVYIPLAAAMSVPAALDGEVALLAYVAGFLAVAVVVVDTIPDIVLRPYFSGETTHVGLLMLAYIFGPVVFGFHGLFLAPIILVLALTFVDTALLRLLGVEPDPGPEIPEGQRRLNEF; the protein is encoded by the coding sequence ATGGACGAAAAGCGGTTCGTCGTGGCCCTCTTCGGTCTCGCGGTCGCGCTCGTCGCCGGCTACGTGGCCTATCGGTTCGTTGCCCCCCTCACCGTCGCCGTCTTCCTCTACTACTCGACGCGGCGGTTCTACCACCGGCTCGAACGCTTCCGGCTGCCGGCCCGGGTCCGCGCGGTCGTGTCGCTGTCGGTCATCGGCCTCCCGCTCATCGGGCTGGTGAGCTACACGCTGGTGCTTCTGGTCTTGGAGGCGCGGCGGTTCATCGAGCAGTACCCGGTGGCCGACACCATCGGCGCGGAGAACTCGGTGATAGCCGACCTCGCGGAGCTTTCGAACCCGACGATGGACGAACTGCTCGTGGCGTACCGCTCCGGGCAGTTCGACCCCCTCATCGACCTCGTCTCCGAGCAGGCGTCGCTGCTGGCGAGCACGCTCTCGGGGCTCGCCCTGAACCTGATCATCACCGTCATCGTCACCTACTACCTGCTCATCGACGGCTCCCGGTTCCACGACTGGCTGCTCAGCTTCGACGACGACGCGATCGTCCGCGAGTACCTAGAGACCGCCGACGCCGAACTGGAGGCGGTGCTGTACGGGAACCTGCTCAACGTCATCGCCATCTCGATCATCGCCGTCGCGACGTACCTCGGGTTCAACGCGGTCGCCTCCGCCGCGGTCGAGATCCCGTACCCGACGCTCGCCGGCGCGATCACGGGGATCGCCAGCCTGATCCCCGTGATCGGGATGAAGATCGTCTACATCCCGCTGGCGGCGGCGATGTCGGTCCCGGCCGCGCTCGACGGCGAGGTCGCGCTGCTCGCGTACGTCGCCGGCTTCCTCGCCGTCGCGGTCGTGGTCGTCGACACCATCCCGGACATCGTCCTCCGGCCGTACTTCAGCGGCGAGACGACCCACGTCGGCCTGCTCATGCTCGCGTACATCTTCGGCCCGGTCGTGTTCGGCTTCCACGGGCTGTTCCTGGCGCCGATCATCCTCGTGTTGGCGCTGACGTTCGTGGACACCGCGCTGTTGCGCCTGCTCGGCGTGGAGCCGGATCCGGGACCGGAGATCCCAGAGGGCCAGCGCCGGCTCAACGAGTTCTGA
- a CDS encoding NYN domain-containing protein — MSEIHPDQRVAVLADSQNLYHSAQSVYSRNIDYSGLLDEAVADRSLVRAIAYVIRADSPEEESFFEALRDIGFETKIKEIKTFADGSKKADWDLGMSLDAVSLASHVDTVVLCTGDGDFARLCSHLRHEGVRVEAMGFGNSAADELIEAADDFVDLAEEEETFLL; from the coding sequence ATGAGCGAGATTCACCCGGACCAACGCGTCGCCGTGCTGGCCGACTCCCAGAACCTGTACCACTCGGCACAGAGCGTCTACTCGCGGAACATCGACTACTCCGGCCTGCTCGACGAGGCAGTCGCGGACCGGTCGCTCGTCCGCGCCATCGCGTACGTGATCCGCGCCGACTCGCCCGAGGAGGAGAGCTTCTTCGAGGCGCTTCGCGACATCGGCTTCGAGACCAAGATCAAGGAGATCAAGACGTTCGCGGACGGCTCGAAGAAGGCCGACTGGGACCTCGGCATGAGCCTCGACGCCGTCTCCTTGGCGAGCCACGTCGACACCGTCGTCCTCTGTACCGGCGACGGCGACTTCGCGCGGCTCTGCTCGCACCTCCGCCACGAGGGCGTCCGGGTGGAGGCGATGGGGTTCGGCAACTCGGCCGCCGACGAGCTGATCGAGGCCGCCGACGACTTCGTCGACCTCGCGGAAGAAGAGGAGACGTTCCTGCTGTAG